The Terriglobus sp. TAA 43 sequence TCCTGTGCCAACGTGCCAAGATCGAGCGCAGCATCAGCACGCAATTCCTGACGCGCCGTCAACCGCAGATTCGATACTTTCTGCGTTGCAAATCCCTGCGCGGTGATTTCAAGCGTGTAGGCACCGGCATTCAGACTGGGGAACTGATAGTTTCCAGCGGAATTTGTTTTTGCAGTCTTGACGACGCCTGTGTCAGTCGCCGTGAGCTTTACCTCGGCGTTGGGAACCACCGCCTCGCTCTTGTCCTTCACGGTTCCAAGGATCGTTCCTTGAGTGGACTGGGCGTGGACGATGAGTGTACCGCTACATAACAACACCGATGCGATCGAAATTGGCGCAAGCCTACGGATAGACATCCTGATCTCCAAGAAAGTCCACGGTGGCCAAAGCCAGTTACATTGCTACAAAAGGGTTGCAACGAGCACTCGCACCATGGGGAAGTGAATGCAGCATAGCCAGCCGATGCGTTGTCCTGTTATCTAATTTCGGCAAAATGCGGAGGAAAGGCGCATTTGTCACAGAACTTTCATCTTAAGCGGGCATCCTGCGTGCGCTTCAATGTGAGGGAAGGTAGTTCCAGAAAGTGCTGCTTGTAGTCCTTTGAGAACTGGCTGAGATGCCAGAAACCCCAGTCTGCCGCAACCTGTTGAACAGACTTCATCAGCGCGCTGCGCTTGCTCAAATCGCGCCGCACGCCATTCAATCGCAGCAGTTTCAAGTATGCGTTTGGTCCCATCCCCAACACTTGTTCAAACGCATACTGCAGTGTGCGGCGACTGATATTGAAGTTTCGACAAAGCTCGGGAACAGACGCAACACGGTCATCAAGGCTCAGCAGGTATTCGCGGACATCGCGGACGAGAATCGCCTGCTGGCGCTCTGCCCTGCTCACTTCAGTACTTGCACTACGCTCGCGACACGCGTCCGCAACAGCATCCATCAACGATTGCTCCATCGCCTCCCTTGCGTTCGCACTCTGTGCAACTTCCGGGTAGAGCAGTGTTTGTGAAAGCAGTTCATGCAAGAGCATGCGCAGGCGCGTTCTCAAGTGCGGCGCCGCTCGTAGTAGATCGTCGCGATCGCCGGGAGGAGTGACATCCTGAAACAGCCGAAGGTGTTCTTCCAGTTTTTTTCGTTCCACCACGATGCCGAAGATCTCAAACGACTCAGGTGTCATGAGTTCAAACACCTGATTTCCGCGGCGAATCGCAATCTCACCGCACGGGATCATACGTGCGTCCAGACGAAACGACACATCTTCTCGCACGGGAATGCCGAACCACCAAGCATCAGACTTCACAACGCACGACTGGCGCAGACGGGCGTTTGTAGCCTCGCGAAACACATGGAGCGAGTCGGTGCAGATACCTTCTATTGCGCCGTGAAAGCTCCCCGGGGAGATCTGGTCGTAGAGCTGCGACCAACCCTGCAGGCTACGCGCTTGCGCATTTGCGTCGTCTGACGCACACGCATACACCTCCGCCCTTTCGGGCGAATATGACAACGCAGCCTTCCCGGTAGAAGCTGGCATGATGGTGGGTATTATCCGATAGCAACCTCGATACAGCAAATGCCATAAGACGGCATTTTTCGGGAATTGCCGAATTTCAATAGTCCTTGCACTCGAATATGAGCATAATGAGCGCACACGCACACAATTTCTGTTTTGCGGCAAAGGAGCGAATGGAAGAGCATTCTCATCTGAAGGCGACACTGAACACGTGGCAACTGTGGGGCATCGCCGTCGGCCTTGTCATTTCCGGCGAATACTTCGGATGGAGTTACGGCTGGGCAAGCGCAGGCACACTTGGATTTCTCATCACCACGGCGTTGGTGGCCACCATGTATGGCACCTTCATCTTCAGTTTTACAGAGCTCACGACTTCGATTCCTAACGCAGGTGGCCCGTTTGCTTATGCGCAACGAGCGTTCGGCCCACTTGGCGGATACATCGCCGGCATCGCAACGCTCATTGAGTTCGTCTTCGCACCACCAGCGATCGCGTTGGCCATTGGCGCCTATCTGAATGTGCAGTTCCCTTCACTGTCGCCCAAGCTTGCTGCCACCATTGCATATCTGGTCTTCATGACGATCAACATTGTTGGTGTACAGATTGCGGCCAGCTTTGAACTCTTCATCACGCTGCTTGCCATTGCAGAATTGCTTGTCTTCATGGCTGTGGTCGCTCCGGGCTTCCACCTGTCCAACTTTCTTTCCGGTGGATGGTCCGGCAAGGATCACCTGACAATTGGCACGCTGCATGGCATGTTCACCGCAGTCCCTTTTGCGATCTGGTTCTTCCTTGCGATTGAAGGCGTGGCAATGGCGGCAGAAGAAGCCAAGAACCCTGCCCGCTCCATTCCACGCGCGTATCTGGGTGGCATTGCAACATTGCTGGTGCTGGCGCTTGGAGTCATGGTGATGGCAGGTGGCGCGGGTGACTGGCGTCTGCTTGCAAACATCAACGATCCGTTGCCACAGGCTATGAAGATGATTGTGGGCTCCTCCAGCGGATGGCTTCATATGCTGGTGTGGCTCGGCCTGTTTGGGCTGATCGCATCGCTGCACGGCATTATCTTCGGCTATTCCCGACAGATTTACGCTTTGGCGCGCGCTGATTATCTTCCGGAGGTCTTCGGAAAGATTCATCCCCGATTCAAGACGCCCTGGGTTGCGATTCTTGCGGGTGGCATCGTGGGTATTGCGGCCATCTACAGCGATTCATGGCTTGTGATCGCGGGACAACCACTTACCGCAAACATTGTTACCATGTCCGTAATCGGTGCCTTGGTTATGTACGCCACCAGCATGCTCGCTCTTTTTCGCCTTCGCAAGACAGAACCAGACATGCCGAGACCCTTTCGCATTCGACTGTACCCGTTTGCCCCTCTTTGGACATTGCTGGGTGTCTTGGTCTGCCTGGCAAGCGTTGTGTATTACAACCGCTTGATTGCGACGATCTTTCTTGCTACGGTCATCGCGGGATACCTCATGCTGCGTGTGACAGGACGTATTGGGGCTGAACGCAACGCTTCGCGAGGCTGACGTATGAGCTTTGCTCACACAATTCAGGGAACACGGTATGGCTTTGCAGATTTGAAAGATCTTCTTGCGAAGGCTTCTCCTGCGCGCTCTGGCGACGATCTCGCTGGCGTGGCCGCGGAGTCTGAGATCGTTCGAGCAGCGGCGCGGTATGCGCTTGCCGACGTTCCGTTGAAGCACTTTCTTCAAGAGGCCGTTATCCCCTATGAACAGGATGATGTAACCCGGCTCATTGTTGACACACACGATCAGGATGCCTTCGCTCCCGTTGCGCATCTGACCGTGGGGCAGCTTCGCGAATGGCTCTTGCAGGAAACGCAAACACCGGAATCACTTGGAGCGGTCAGCCGCGGACTGACGCCGGAGATGGTCGCCGCAGTCTCCAAGTTGATGCGTAACCAGGATCTGATTCTTGCCGCTAGCCGCTGCAAAGTTGTGACACGTTTTCGATCCACCATCGGACTGCCCGGTACGATGTCTGTCCGCTTACAACCCAACCATCCTACCGATGATGCGAAGGGCATTCTTGCATCCACCATCGATGGTCTCTTGTACGGCTGTGGAGACGCCGTCATTGGCATCAATCCAGCAACTGACAGCGTGTCGTCAAGCATACGGCTTCTGCAACTGCTGGACGACTTTCGTCTTCGCTTCAACGCACCTGTGCAAACATGCGTTCTTACGCATGTCACGAACACCATGGAAGCGATAAAACGTGGCGCCCCGGTTGACCTTGTGTTCCAGTCCATCGCGGGAACGCAGAAGGCAAACGAGTCATTCGGTATTTCGCTCTCCATGTTGCGTGAGGCTGAAGAGGCTGCGCTTTCGCTGAAGCGTGGCACCATCGGCACGGATTGTATGTATTTTGAAACGGGCCAGGGCAGCGCACTTTCCGCATCTGCAAACTTTTGTGTGGATCAGCAAACGTGTGAAGCGCGAGCGTACGCCGTGGCTCGTATGTGTAAGCCATTGCTTGTGAATACCGTGGTTGGCTTCATCGGTCCGGAGTATCTCTACGACAGCAAACAGATCATTCGCGCTGGCCTTGAGGATCACTTCTGCGGAAAACTGCTGGGCCTGCCGATGGGATGTGACGTGTGCTACACCAATCACGCCGAAGCGGATCAAGACGACATGGACACTTTGCTCACGCTGCTTGGAGTGGCGGGAGTAAACTTCATCATCGGTGTTCCGGGTGCGGATGACATCATGCTGAATTATCAAAGCACATCGTTCCACGATGCCCTGTACGTTCGCAGCGTGCTGGGGTTGAAGCGTGCGCCTGAATTCGAAGAATGGCTCAGCGAGATGCAGATAGTGGATGCCAACGGGCGATTCGTTTTATCCAGCCCAAGCCTTGCCCGCATGCTTCCGTTGGCAGGTGAGTGAAGATTCGTGGAACGCTCGCTTGTCAACTCGGAGTCATGGTCCTCGCTAAGCGAATGGACGTCTGCTCGTATTGCGTTAGGCCGGGTAGGAGTGAGTCTTCCCACCAATCCGTTGTTGGACTTCAACATGGATCATGCACGCGCACGCGATGCGGTTCATGCCGCACTTGACGTTACCGCCCTTTCTGCCCAATTGCGCGAACATGGATTCATTGCAAAGCAAGCAAATAGCAAAGCAAAGGATCGTTCGGAATACCTACGCCGCCCTGATCTCGGACGTCAGTTGAATCCAGAATGCCTAGCGTCGCTTAAAGAGGATGATGCGCCGTCTATCAGGCGCATCACGATTGTGGTTGCGGACGGGCTCTCGGCACTTGCACCCAGCTTGCATGCATTGCCCATGCTCACGCGCCTGCGTGATGCTCTTCCTGATTGGGAACTGGATCCTGTGCTCGCAACACAAGCACGCGTTGCACTCGCGGATGACATTGGCGAGCTGCGACACGCGAACATTTCCCTTATTTTTATCGGAGAACGGCCCGGCCTGAAATCACCCGACAGCCTGGGCGCCTATCTGACCTATGCGCCGCGTCGCGGTCGCACCGACGCCGAGCGAAACTGTGTCTCAAACATCCGCCCCGCAGGCCTTTCCTATGACGAAGCGGCCTTCCGGCTGGCACATCTCATTCAGTCAGCCTACGCACTCGGAGCCAGCGGCACGCAATTAAAAGATGACAGCGATTCCATCCCACCGATGCTTGAATCCGCCTAGATGGGCCGGAGCAGCTCCCCATCAAGGTAATGCCGCATGAGCCTGGTGAATCTTCTCGGCCGCCCACACAGCCTCCGGCTCGCGCATTGACTGGAGCTGATGCAATGCGTCAGAGTCAGCTCGAAATGCCACAATCCGTATGGCGCGTTGCCGTATAGCAGGATTTGCATCGCGCAGGGCGCTGCGTACCGCCGGTCCTACGCGATCGTCGGCCATCGTCAGCATCCACTCCGCTCGGTCTGCAACTCCGGCATTACTGGACCCCAATTGGCGCACCGCGTCCTCTGGCTGATCTGCAATTCGGTCCCACAATTGAAAGCCTGCCACCTGAGAGAGTGTCTGCGTGAAGTCTGCTCCGGGATGGAAGGCTTGTTCCTCCAACGCTACGAGCGACGGCTCACCCTTTAGAGAGCCGATGGCCTGCAGCATCTTCATCTGCGATCGGTAGTGATCAGTGATCGTCTTGATTTCTGTCTCTGTCAGCGTCGGTTGCCCACGCTTTGTCCACGCATCGTATCGTGCAAGCGTCTCCTTCACTTCAAGACGGAGTCGTGCGGGTAGAATGCGTTGTGCCATCGCAGGGTCGTGAGCCGCTAGCGCTGATGCTGCGGCTCCGCACACGGCAGTGTCCTTATGGTGAAGCAGAGGTAGTAACTGTTCCGCAGGTACGTTGCCCGGCGTACGCGCCAACGCCACCAATGCTTCTTCCAACACAATAGGATCGTTACTGTGTAGCAACGGGACCAACATGGATGAAGGACCACGCAATGCACCGACTCCCCACGCAGCGTTTGCTTGAACATGTGCGTCTTTCGAGCGAAGTGCCTTGTCGAAAATATGTGGGTTTGGTCGGGGACGCATTGTTACCAATGCGACGGCTGCAGCACGCGAAACACGTGGATCTACATCCAGCAGCCATGATGCGAAACTCTCAGTAAGCGGTACGCCGTAGAAGTGCGGCAGAAGTGCAATCGCTTCCAGGCGATGTTGACTGTCTCCGGATGAAGCCGTTCGTGACAGCGCAGCTACCGTTGCCTCCACTGGTCTGCCGACTGCGTCCGCGCCCAGGCGAACATAATCAACATTAATGCCATCTGCTCCGTTCGCCACTGCGGCATGCATTGCGTCCAAGTCCATCTCATGTGCGTTCGCAGAGAAATTTACGATGACGCGTTTTCCGTCGCGATGTAATGAATCAATCTGTTTCGCAGTGGCATTTGGTTGAACCCACGACTCGGGAGCACCCGTCTGTTTCGGTAGCCGGTCGCGAATATCATCCACTTCTCCGCCGAAGCGAACACGATCCCGCATGGATGCGCGATCGACAGCGGCCAGGATATCCGCGCCTGTTCCCTTCACCTTCACATCGAGGATCAAACGTACGCCATGAGCGCGAGCGAACGTGAGCGCATCATCAAAGCGAACGATATGCATACCGCTCCAGCGACCACCCATCCACGCACCTGCTTCGCGTGTTGCCAGATCATCGTAGAGGGACGTCTCCACCTCACCTACGCCATCCGTCAGTCGTTCTGTGAAGCCGTCATGGTTCAAAATCAGGACACCGTCCATCGTCCTGCGAACGTCGACCTCAATCACATCGCAACCTGAGAGTGCCGCCATTTCCAGCGACTCAAGAGTGTTCTCAGGGACATCCTTATTAGCTGTGCGGTGACAGTACAGATCGACATGACGACTCTGTGCGCACACGGTTACAGAGGCTACTACAAATAGAAGAATAAATATCCGCTTCACGCCTTTGCCTCCTGCGGAAGACGGAGCAGCGTAACCGTGCAGAGAGCGACACCGACAGCGACGGCACCCAGCAACACAAACATCCATGCATAGCCGAAGCTGGCAAAGCCGATCCCAGCAAGTACCGTCGCTCCAGATGAGACCAGCGCATTGCCGAACATCACTGCAGACGCTGCCGTGCTGCGTTCACGCTCGGGTGTACCGCGCATCAGCAGGTTGTACATGCCTGGCGAACTCATCCATTGCGCCGCGGAGAAGCAGAGGTAAAGTGTGGTCGCCACGTTCACTGTATGTGTCAACGCGAGCAGCAATAGCAATGCGCCCGTCACCAGTTGTGTAGCCGCAATCCCACGTTGCAGTCCAAGCGATCGAAACAATGGTGCTGTCACCAGTCCAGAGCACAGTTGCACCATCTGCGACAGGAGAAAGACTGTTCCAATGCGACTGAGGCTCATGTGCAGACTGTTGGTGAGATACACATTTGCAAATGGAACAAAGGCCGCAATCATTGCGGACCAGATCGCCATTAATGGAACATAACGCCGCAGGAATGAGCTGTGGAGCAGGTGCTTCCATCCATGCATCGTTTCGTCGTCAGCGCGAACTTCATTGGGGAACTGCAGCCTCCACGCGAACACAAATGCAACGGCTGCAAGCAGTGAAGCGCAGATTAGAATAAAGCGCTGAATCTGCCATGTCTGGAGCGTTGATCCCGCAGCAGCCATCCATGCAGGCAGATGTGCTGCGAATGCGCCGCCAAGGGCACTTGTACCAACGCTGACAGAAAAGATGAGGCTGAAGGCGGCTGCGCTATTGTTCTCTTCCGTGAGCCCGGCGATGGCAGGCAGAAAGCAAACGCCCCAAAGGCACATTGCCGCACCGCCGAGAATCGCGAGGGCAACCTGAGAAGGCAGCTGCGTGAAAAGTGTTCGTAGAATGCCAACGGCAGGTGCTATCGCAAGGCAAACCAGCATTACTGGACGAACGCCATACTTCCTGGCCAACATGCCCGCAGGCAGCGTGCAGGCTACGGATCCGAGTGTCAGCGCGCCATTGATCAGCCCGATGGAACGCTCCTGAAAATGCAGATTGAGGAGGAACAGATTGAACAGGAAGTAATAAATACCAAAGCCAGCATCGAAGAACAATGCAGCAAAGAAGAAGGTCCAGAAGCTGCGACTGAAACGGTACTGTCGCATCCACGAACGAGGATCATTCCACGAGACTTGTTCTGCTGGTGGATCTGCGATGTCTTCAATTGCAGTTTGCATCACAGGCTTTCCTCCGCCAACTTCCGCAACCGATGCACGGCCCAATCAAGATCGCTGTAGTGCAACTCGTGCAACTGAGCAGTTAGCAGTCCTTCAACATCACGATCACGTTCCTGCTGCTGCGCGGGCACACCCCACGCAGTCTGCCGGAAGAAACTACGCGCGATGTCCGCGCGATAACTACTCAACTGTTCGCGGCCACTGCGACGATTGAGGAAGACGATGTGATTGACGCGGGTCTCCGCGCAGGATCGAATCCCCGCTGAGGCTGCAACCTCAATCGAAGGCTTGCCCGCCGCGCGCGGAGTGATGGGAAGGTCACGCATCTCGGGAAAAAATCGCGCAGCTTCCGGACGCAATCGCACTTTGTACGGGTTGCCCAGCGCTATGCGACCACCCAAACCTCGCAGAAGGAACGACGCGTCGTCACTGATGTATCCAAAGCCTGCGCGCGCACATGCGTATGAAAGCGTGGACTTCCCTGCGCCGCTATCGCCGCACAACAGTACGCCGCTTCCAGCCCACTCCACACAGCCCGCGTGCACCGGCGTCACATAGCGATTCGTGATATGACACGATGCAGCGTGCTCCAGGAAGAAGTATGTGGCATACAGCGGATGCCGCATTGCAGCTTCACTTATCACGACTGTTGTGGTGTTTCGTTCAAGATCAATGACGCTGTAGTTGTCCGCATCCGCCATGGAGATCATCAACGGCAACAGGATTCGAAAATTCGGAGTAGGAGGACACTCCACGCCGTCACCGGGCACGACGGTAACATCCACGTGAATCTCGGGTGTATCGAATTTCCGGGGAAACGCCTTCCATGCCTCTTGATATAGAGAGAGAGCCTTTGCGGAATTGCTGCGAAGACGCGCTGGAAATCCATATGGGCTGGCTTTCGCATGATGCTTCAACTCTGGCCCTTCTAACGGATGTCGGGCGAAATCAAGCGGCCGCGATGCATTGCAGGCCGCCTCAATCTCTTCCACGCTCATCATCTCTGCCATGCCTGCTGCTCCTCTTAAAAGGCGTAACGGAATGCAAGTTGAATCACGCGGGAGTTCCCGTTGTCTCCCAGGATGCGGCCAAAGCTCGGACTCGGACGGTATTGCGAGATGGGCCCGCTGGGATCACCGCTGAAACTGAGACTTGCATTCGGATTGCTGAACTGCGTGGTGTTGGTGACGTTGAAGAACTCTGCACGGAAGCGTGCGTTCTGCCGTTCGCTGAAATTGAAGACACGTTCTACCGCGAGATCGAGATTCAGTTGTCCCGGACCACGAGCAACACCTACGGCGCTGTTGCCAAAGTCCTGATCCGCGGGGCTGGTTCCAAACGCTATCTGAGGTGCGCGCGTGAATGCAGCTCCGTTGAGCCATGTATTGATGACGCGGTCGAAGTTGCTCCCCGTCGTGGCGATGTTGCCAGAGCCGGACAGTTGTGCGCGATTCAGAAAGTTTCCATAGACCGATCCAGCGTTACCATCCATCACGGTGATAGGAGTTCCGGTCTGTGCAACGCCGATGCCTGAAAGGGTCCAGTCTCCCAGCGCCGCGCGAATTGCGACAGGCATTGTCCGTAGCTTTGGCGCTTGCCATGTGAAGCTGACAACACCACGATGCGTGCGGTCGAAATCCGTCGGCCCATAGCCCCCACGCGTATTGTGCTGGTCGTTCGTCAGCAACCATACTTCGTACCCGATGCCGCCTCCTGATCCGCTCGTCTCATCCATCGCCCTCGACCAGGTGTACGCGAACTGCATTTGAAATCCGTGGGCCATGCGTTTCGTCACTGTGGATTGCAGTGCGTTGTAGTTCGCCTGAAATATGGAGAGCGTGAACAACGAACCGGGACTTACACCCTGAATCGGAAGGCGCTGAATCAGATTGTTCGTGGAGTTTGTTATCTCACCCGCAACGGGGTGAGTGGGTGATGCCAATAGGGCCTGATCAAACTCAATCGATCCAGGACGGTGGATCGAACGAGTTCCAACATAACCAATCTGGAATAAGAAGTCGCGCGCAAATTCCGTCTGAACATTCAGGTTGTACTCCTGCGTGTATGCATCCTTCAGATCGGGAGAGATGCCCTGCAGAAATGGGAAGCCGAAAGGCACGCGCGGAATGAACGTTGGATAACTGGAAGGAGGTGGCAGCATTGGACTGAAAGGTTGCGCCAGTGTGGCTCCTGCATTCGCCGGACCGGAAGATATCTGCTGAATGGAGAACGGAGCCTGCCCTTCCTGCCCTTCAATGTAGCCGCCGGAATGCTGATCGAAATAAATACCATAGCCACCACGCAACACCGTTGTTGGATGGCCCGCTATCTGCCACGCAAAACCGAAGCGTGGGGAGACGTCACCAAAACGTGTTGTCCAAAGGCTGCGTCGATCTAACTTCGTAACACCTGCCGGAACCGCTCCCGGAAAGTTCGAAGGAACTACAAAGCCTGTCAATGAGCCCGATGCTGGTGTATCGCCTGTAGCAAGGGCAGGATCAAAGTTGGGGAAGCGGCCGTTGATCTCCCACGGCGCGCCGAAGATTTCGTAGCGCACGCCCACATTGATCGTTAGTGACGGCATCAGGCGTAGGTCGTCCTGTGCAAACAGTGCCACGTCGTTATAGCGGCCGTCCTTACGTGAGATGCCGGAAGACCCCACGCTCATATTGAGGTTGCTCGAACCGATGGGGCTTCCGTTTTGCGCCGCACTCTGTCCTAGAAGGAAGTCGGCAAACGTATTTGTCTCCACAAATCCTGTTGCTGAGAAAGGCGCATCAATGGCCACTTGATGATGTTTCACCTCAGCACCGAATCTTATGTTGTGCTTCCCGCGAGTCATGGAGAGTGTGTCCTGCCAGATGAAAGAGTTCGTTACCTGCCACTGTGAGGGCGTTCCCGCATCACCGATGGTGAACAACCCATCTACTGTCAGGCCAGGCGCACCTGTCGTGGGGCCGACGATGCCCGTGGGACTGCTCTGGCCGATATCAGCCGCCAGTGTCGGATGCTCCACGTTTGCCACACCATCGAAACGCATATATGCAACACGCGCCACGTTCACCAGCGTGGGGCTGAACACATGCGTATCGGCGAGTACAAACATCGTGTTGCGATCAAGTTGGTCAGTGCCCCACCCAGGAACATTCGCAGCATTCGCTGAGAACGGTAGCTTGAAAGGATCCC is a genomic window containing:
- a CDS encoding MFS transporter codes for the protein MQTAIEDIADPPAEQVSWNDPRSWMRQYRFSRSFWTFFFAALFFDAGFGIYYFLFNLFLLNLHFQERSIGLINGALTLGSVACTLPAGMLARKYGVRPVMLVCLAIAPAVGILRTLFTQLPSQVALAILGGAAMCLWGVCFLPAIAGLTEENNSAAAFSLIFSVSVGTSALGGAFAAHLPAWMAAAGSTLQTWQIQRFILICASLLAAVAFVFAWRLQFPNEVRADDETMHGWKHLLHSSFLRRYVPLMAIWSAMIAAFVPFANVYLTNSLHMSLSRIGTVFLLSQMVQLCSGLVTAPLFRSLGLQRGIAATQLVTGALLLLLALTHTVNVATTLYLCFSAAQWMSSPGMYNLLMRGTPERERSTAASAVMFGNALVSSGATVLAGIGFASFGYAWMFVLLGAVAVGVALCTVTLLRLPQEAKA
- a CDS encoding HPr kinase/phosphorylase, whose product is MAEMMSVEEIEAACNASRPLDFARHPLEGPELKHHAKASPYGFPARLRSNSAKALSLYQEAWKAFPRKFDTPEIHVDVTVVPGDGVECPPTPNFRILLPLMISMADADNYSVIDLERNTTTVVISEAAMRHPLYATYFFLEHAASCHITNRYVTPVHAGCVEWAGSGVLLCGDSGAGKSTLSYACARAGFGYISDDASFLLRGLGGRIALGNPYKVRLRPEAARFFPEMRDLPITPRAAGKPSIEVAASAGIRSCAETRVNHIVFLNRRSGREQLSSYRADIARSFFRQTAWGVPAQQQERDRDVEGLLTAQLHELHYSDLDWAVHRLRKLAEESL
- a CDS encoding ethanolamine ammonia-lyase subunit EutB, translating into MSFAHTIQGTRYGFADLKDLLAKASPARSGDDLAGVAAESEIVRAAARYALADVPLKHFLQEAVIPYEQDDVTRLIVDTHDQDAFAPVAHLTVGQLREWLLQETQTPESLGAVSRGLTPEMVAAVSKLMRNQDLILAASRCKVVTRFRSTIGLPGTMSVRLQPNHPTDDAKGILASTIDGLLYGCGDAVIGINPATDSVSSSIRLLQLLDDFRLRFNAPVQTCVLTHVTNTMEAIKRGAPVDLVFQSIAGTQKANESFGISLSMLREAEEAALSLKRGTIGTDCMYFETGQGSALSASANFCVDQQTCEARAYAVARMCKPLLVNTVVGFIGPEYLYDSKQIIRAGLEDHFCGKLLGLPMGCDVCYTNHAEADQDDMDTLLTLLGVAGVNFIIGVPGADDIMLNYQSTSFHDALYVRSVLGLKRAPEFEEWLSEMQIVDANGRFVLSSPSLARMLPLAGE
- a CDS encoding helix-turn-helix domain-containing protein, giving the protein MPASTGKAALSYSPERAEVYACASDDANAQARSLQGWSQLYDQISPGSFHGAIEGICTDSLHVFREATNARLRQSCVVKSDAWWFGIPVREDVSFRLDARMIPCGEIAIRRGNQVFELMTPESFEIFGIVVERKKLEEHLRLFQDVTPPGDRDDLLRAAPHLRTRLRMLLHELLSQTLLYPEVAQSANAREAMEQSLMDAVADACRERSASTEVSRAERQQAILVRDVREYLLSLDDRVASVPELCRNFNISRRTLQYAFEQVLGMGPNAYLKLLRLNGVRRDLSKRSALMKSVQQVAADWGFWHLSQFSKDYKQHFLELPSLTLKRTQDARLR
- the eutC gene encoding ethanolamine ammonia-lyase subunit EutC, which produces MERSLVNSESWSSLSEWTSARIALGRVGVSLPTNPLLDFNMDHARARDAVHAALDVTALSAQLREHGFIAKQANSKAKDRSEYLRRPDLGRQLNPECLASLKEDDAPSIRRITIVVADGLSALAPSLHALPMLTRLRDALPDWELDPVLATQARVALADDIGELRHANISLIFIGERPGLKSPDSLGAYLTYAPRRGRTDAERNCVSNIRPAGLSYDEAAFRLAHLIQSAYALGASGTQLKDDSDSIPPMLESA
- a CDS encoding carboxypeptidase-like regulatory domain-containing protein, which encodes MKTFRSHSFLCLVALTTCVGSSRAQTPGTGAVAGLVTDPSGSVIRNAEVTASDVDTNAVRVVHTNENGAYRVALLHPGTYSIRVRVPGFADTADMRVKVETGGISSLNIRVTIAQDSQQVRVAGDEELANLESSTLGSLVNQTSMLALPLRTRNYTQLLSLAPGVITDVPTSSPIGNGSQNVASNGAKTTANNVQFNGVDANNLAQNSMAAIGQEVGTAIPAPDAIAEVKVQTANFDAAYGRGSGANIDVMSKTGTNQFHGSVWEFFRNDAMDSNDFFTKQQGQPRPTLKQNIFGGTFGGPLQHDRTFFFVQYQGERSINGLGGKRSAVLPLLTNDRSARTLGAQFCAAGHTDASGAPLSGYVTHAGGTQVACDGSNINPVAVSILNAKLSDGSFAVPAPQSILPQSDPSALPVGQSTFAPPARFSEDQFSVNVDRVLTPRNTLSGRFFYARDPFKLPFSANAANVPGWGTDQLDRNTMFVLADTHVFSPTLVNVARVAYMRFDGVANVEHPTLAADIGQSSPTGIVGPTTGAPGLTVDGLFTIGDAGTPSQWQVTNSFIWQDTLSMTRGKHNIRFGAEVKHHQVAIDAPFSATGFVETNTFADFLLGQSAAQNGSPIGSSNLNMSVGSSGISRKDGRYNDVALFAQDDLRLMPSLTINVGVRYEIFGAPWEINGRFPNFDPALATGDTPASGSLTGFVVPSNFPGAVPAGVTKLDRRSLWTTRFGDVSPRFGFAWQIAGHPTTVLRGGYGIYFDQHSGGYIEGQEGQAPFSIQQISSGPANAGATLAQPFSPMLPPPSSYPTFIPRVPFGFPFLQGISPDLKDAYTQEYNLNVQTEFARDFLFQIGYVGTRSIHRPGSIEFDQALLASPTHPVAGEITNSTNNLIQRLPIQGVSPGSLFTLSIFQANYNALQSTVTKRMAHGFQMQFAYTWSRAMDETSGSGGGIGYEVWLLTNDQHNTRGGYGPTDFDRTHRGVVSFTWQAPKLRTMPVAIRAALGDWTLSGIGVAQTGTPITVMDGNAGSVYGNFLNRAQLSGSGNIATTGSNFDRVINTWLNGAAFTRAPQIAFGTSPADQDFGNSAVGVARGPGQLNLDLAVERVFNFSERQNARFRAEFFNVTNTTQFSNPNASLSFSGDPSGPISQYRPSPSFGRILGDNGNSRVIQLAFRYAF
- the eat gene encoding ethanolamine permease; translated protein: MEEHSHLKATLNTWQLWGIAVGLVISGEYFGWSYGWASAGTLGFLITTALVATMYGTFIFSFTELTTSIPNAGGPFAYAQRAFGPLGGYIAGIATLIEFVFAPPAIALAIGAYLNVQFPSLSPKLAATIAYLVFMTINIVGVQIAASFELFITLLAIAELLVFMAVVAPGFHLSNFLSGGWSGKDHLTIGTLHGMFTAVPFAIWFFLAIEGVAMAAEEAKNPARSIPRAYLGGIATLLVLALGVMVMAGGAGDWRLLANINDPLPQAMKMIVGSSSGWLHMLVWLGLFGLIASLHGIIFGYSRQIYALARADYLPEVFGKIHPRFKTPWVAILAGGIVGIAAIYSDSWLVIAGQPLTANIVTMSVIGALVMYATSMLALFRLRKTEPDMPRPFRIRLYPFAPLWTLLGVLVCLASVVYYNRLIATIFLATVIAGYLMLRVTGRIGAERNASRG
- a CDS encoding glycerophosphodiester phosphodiesterase family protein, whose amino-acid sequence is MKRIFILLFVVASVTVCAQSRHVDLYCHRTANKDVPENTLESLEMAALSGCDVIEVDVRRTMDGVLILNHDGFTERLTDGVGEVETSLYDDLATREAGAWMGGRWSGMHIVRFDDALTFARAHGVRLILDVKVKGTGADILAAVDRASMRDRVRFGGEVDDIRDRLPKQTGAPESWVQPNATAKQIDSLHRDGKRVIVNFSANAHEMDLDAMHAAVANGADGINVDYVRLGADAVGRPVEATVAALSRTASSGDSQHRLEAIALLPHFYGVPLTESFASWLLDVDPRVSRAAAVALVTMRPRPNPHIFDKALRSKDAHVQANAAWGVGALRGPSSMLVPLLHSNDPIVLEEALVALARTPGNVPAEQLLPLLHHKDTAVCGAAASALAAHDPAMAQRILPARLRLEVKETLARYDAWTKRGQPTLTETEIKTITDHYRSQMKMLQAIGSLKGEPSLVALEEQAFHPGADFTQTLSQVAGFQLWDRIADQPEDAVRQLGSSNAGVADRAEWMLTMADDRVGPAVRSALRDANPAIRQRAIRIVAFRADSDALHQLQSMREPEAVWAAEKIHQAHAALP